The Rosa chinensis cultivar Old Blush chromosome 7, RchiOBHm-V2, whole genome shotgun sequence DNA segment GATCTGCTTTCTTCAAAAATTAACAGACCTGGACCAATTGATAATTCTGATATAGTTGAAAAAGAATCCGAGGGAGGTGGAGGTGATCTACAGCTTCGTAGAATGCTGATGGAAGAGCTTGACTATGTCTTAGTTTCTCAAGAAGTTTGGGAAAAGCTATTTGATTGGTAATTAATCACTAAACGCTCTTGCTTGTATGATCGTTCCACTTTGTTTTATCTGATAATGTACACTGCATGTGTAGATAGTCTACAGTAAAAGATAGGTGCAAATCTGAATCTTTTCCCCACcatcattttttcatatttcATATCCTCTAAATTACAGGTATAAAGGAGGTCCATCATTACCAAGAAAGATGATTTCTCAGGGCGGCATTAATAAGAATTTGATGGTGGAGGTTTACCCATTGTGTCTTAAGATTGTTGATTCTAGAGACAACAGCCAGGCAGTTATCTGGTTAAGCAAAAAGGTACAGCAGTCTTCCTTTTGATATTTTTTCTCTGTAAATTTATCTTCATTCAGAGATATTTCCAAAAGTCTTAATTGCTTGGTTTCTGTGTTTGGGTTTAAGATTCTTTCATTTAAGTGTTTATTGTGACTATATTTTTCATCTAATTGATTTAGAAGCATCAGGCTTCAAGAAACTAGTTTGTTCAGATGTCTTTGTTTTTAATATTCTAGCTCATGTTTCTTGGGAATTCATTCCACCTCTCTTAAGTGGTTATGATGATGAATAGAAAACTCATTAAAAGATTTGGGGGTTTTCCATCCTTGAAAATATGTAAGCTTGTGGCTGTCACATAATGGAAGCATCCTTTAATGACTTTGACCATATGTAGATACTGCATTCTGACAACTTGAATCTGTTTCAGGCTTCTGTCCAGGAGCTTTACGAGAAGGTGCACACAATTAGAGGAATTGAGCAACAAAAGGTATATCACTTCCGTGTaacttttgtttcttatttgttttctcTGCTGACTTTTGGGTTTGGGAAGTTAAAGTGAACTTagacatttttttcttctctaatttTCAATCACAGGCCTGTATCTGGGATTACTTCAACAAGCAGAAGCAGTCATTATTGAATGCTTCGAACCAAACGTTGGAGCAGTTGAACTTGCAGATGGATCAAGATGTGAGTTCTATGATTTACATCTTTACTTGTAGAATGGTGTTCACCAACCTGGTGACCGATAAATTCATGGTCACCTACCCTTAGAGTTGATATATAGGttaagattaaaatacataaAACATTCATGTAATCTTGACCCGTGATATTAAATCTAAGGGAGGGTGACCTGGTAACTAAGAGAATGATTTGGTTCACTTGTAATGATTCTTAATCATCTGCAAGGTAAAAAGTACTAGAAAAATCAATACTGTTCCATAGAATTTCTTACTTAACAGACATCGAGGCTCTTGATCTTTATAATTTGTCAACTAGATATTCATTTGCATCTTCAGTGGGAGTGGGTTGAAGAACTTTCACTTCTTTAAGCCTCCTAAGTTGGTGGCCTTTTAAATTTTGCATGATGTGCGTGCTTGTGTACTTCCAGCTTGGGATTGATATTTGTGTATCAGCACTCTGTTTGATCTTTTTACTGCTGTGAGGAGGATTTTTGGATCTGACCATTGTGGCAATTATCTCACTGTATATGTAGTGATTCTATTGATCAATTCTTTTCTATGCAGGTTCTTCTTGAGGTGCAAGTTGATGGAAACTATTCCTCCCAAATTTCCATGGATTCAACTGGAAATGAGTTAGCATTGGTAACTGTAGAACCATCAAGGTCATCGATGACAATTGCCGGGGGTCCTACTTTGTCGAATGGTCATTCGATGGGTTATAATAATAATTTGCTTCAGGGAAGCACCTTAAGTGGCTCAGCATCAACAGATACAGATGACAGACCTTACGTTTACAATCCAATGAAAAAAGGAGATAAGGGAGGTTTGGCAGGATTGCAGAATCTCGGAAATACTTGCTTTATGAATAGTTCCCTCCAGTGCTTAGTCCATACACCCCCTCTTGTTGATTATTTTTTGCAAGATTACTCTGATGAGATCAACACAGACAATCCCTTAGGGATGCATGTAGGTGTTTTGTCTAATTTCACTTCTCTTCTGttttgatcccctaaaagttcTAACATATGATGTTGCTGTGCAGGGTGAGCTTGCTCTTGCCTTTGGTGAGCTGTTGAGGAAATTGTGGTCCTCTGGGAGAACAACAATTGCTCCACGTGCATTCAAGGGAAAACTTGCTCGATTTGCTCCTCAGTTTAGTGGTTATAATCAGCATGACTCTCAGGTTAGTACTGTATTCTTTTTAAACCTTGTTTTGTTTATGCTTTTTGTTCATTGTAAACATGTATTAGTATGCTTAGACCTTAGATAGATCTAGCCTGTGGGGTGCTCGAGTGCGGTGGTTGATTGAGTTATATATAGATTAATCTTCTCGCAGTATGATAACATGCTTTTTGTATTGTGTTCTTTTAATAGGAACTTCTTGCTTTCTTACTGGATGGACTGCATGAAGATTTGAATCGTGTCAAAAATAAGCCCTACATTGAAACAAAGGATTCAGATGGTCGTCCGGATGAGGAAGTTGCAGATGAGTGTTGGAAAAATCACAAGGCCCGGAATGATTCATTGATTGTGGATGTTTGCCAAGTAAGCAGTATATGTATATCACTGTAATTGTTTTATCATATTGAATTTGTGCTAGATCATCAGCTTCCTGTAATTGTTTCTAAATCCTTATTTGCATTGCAAGTACCAAGTTATATGTAAATCTCCCGCTAACTTTTGCTTTCAAATAGACacacgcgcgcacacacacacagtcgCTCACCTCACTCTCATTAAAGTCATGTAGGGAAGATTCATATGGGAGTTGTATACAAGAGTTGAGGTGAAGTCCTATATAATTGGTAAATAATGTGGAATCAAATAATTTAAAAAGGCTCAAAGCCTTCAAAGCATGAGGATATCAGCGTCCTTTACTAAATTCTTACTATCAATCTCCGAGTAACTAGTACAGAAACTTATTTGCTTTTATGTATTATCagtatttaattattttcttgttttgggaGTAATTCTTTGAAGCTTAATCAAATTTCACTTTTAGGATTATATTTTTCTTGAATCGTATAAGATTTAGCTTTTGATACTGTTACTGAATCAATGACCAGGGTCAATATAAGTCAACTTTGGTATGCCCGTCTTGTGCCAAGGTTTCAATTACCTTTGATCCTTTTATGTACTTATCGGTGCCACTACCTTCAACTGTTACTCGGTCAATGACGGTGACTGTACTTTATGGTGATGGACGGGGTCTTCCAATGCCGTACACTGTAACCTTGATAAAAGATCGCTCCGTTAAAGATCTTGTTGAGGCATTGGGGACTGCATGCTGCTTGAAGAGTGATGAAAGCCTTCTGCTTGCTGAGGTATTTTGTCGTTTCCCTTGGTTTATGTACTTTTCTGTAGTGTGTTCCTGTACATCAACTAATGACTAGCTTTTGGGGTAAACCAGTAGTCTAACACCTTTATTGTCAGATATACGAGCATCGAATTTATCGATATTTGGAGAGCCCTTCTGAGCACTTGTCTTCAATTAAGCCTGATGAACGTATTGTGGCCTATCGGTATTCTAAAGGGGCAGGAACAACCAGACTTGAAATAATGCATCGACGGCAGGAAAAGTAAGTCCTCCCTATTTTCTTAATCTCACCAATTGTCTCCTCATCTGATATATGCAATGGCAGCTGTGCCTTGTCACATAAATTATATGCTATTTGTTTTGACCGAAGTATTGCCAAATTTCAGATGTGCATTGGATCCTTTGAAGGGTCAGAGAAAACTTTTTGGAACACCTTTGGTTACTTATCTAGGAGAAGACCAAATAAATGGAGTTGATATTGAAAGAGCTGTTTCTACATCTCTGTCCCCTTTGAGGAGAGCTGTTAAGCTTCATAGTACAAAAGAAAATGGCTCAACTTCAGAAGCTGTTGATGAACCATCAAACAGCTACAATTTGAGGTCCATGGACAATACAGAACTAGAGGAAGCATCTAGCAGGGAGTTATCCTTTCACCTATTTCTAGCCCTTGATGAAAGGGGTCACACATGCAAGCCACTTGAGAAGTTTTCTTCCTTAAAGTCTGGTAAAAATATTAAGGTTTTTCTGGACTGGACTGAGAAAGAAGATGAATCATATGATGCTAGTTACCTGGAGAATCTACCTGAGGTACACAAGTCCGGTAATACTGCAAAGAAAACTCGACAAGAAGCTATTTCCTTATTTACTTGCTTAGAGGCATTCTTGAAGGAAGAACCTTTGGGTCCCTCGGATATGTGGTATTGTACTCTTACTCATTTCAGTGGCTTCTGTATTTTGAATTTTCAGACCATCTGATTCTCCTTGGCAATATTCAGCCCTTGACCTATATTCTTGGATTTTGCAATACAGGTACTGCCCAAGGTGCAAGGAGCATAGACAGGCTACCAAGAAGCTGGACTTGTGGATGTTGCCAGAGGTTCTGGTTTTTCACTTGAAACGATTCTCATACAGCAGATACTCGAAGAACAAACTCGACAGTTTTGTGACTTTTCCAATTCATAATCTTGATTTGAGTAGATATGTGATGAGCAAGGATGGGAAACCGTATATATATGAGCTATACGCCATTAGCAACCATTATGGTGGTCTAGGTGGTGGGCACTACACTGCATATGCGAAGGTATGGCAAAACTGTAGTGTATCTTATCTTTCATGAATTTGAATGGTTCTACCAGGTGATTTTGTCTAGTTTTATGAATTTGAAGTCGGTATGTTTCATATTTCAATGGCTCGGTAATGGTCAAATATCAGCCTTATTTCATAGTTTTAAGGTTCATCATGACTCTTTCTTTGAAATATCAAATAGGTGAAATTATTGGCATCTAAGGCTCTACTTTTCCCATCTTGCAGTTGATTGATGAGAACAGATGGTACCATTTCGATGACAGTCATGTTTCTCCAGTCAGTGAAAGCGACATCAAGACTTCGGCTGCCTATGTGCTTTTTTATCGAAGAGTTAAAAGTGGATCAAATACAGGAGAGGGCGATGCATCAGAGACTCATAtggcttcttgaagacttgaaTCAAGCGCAATTTGCTATTCCAAGGTTTGGAGGCTTCCTTACCAGGATAAGCTGACTCGGGCCAAGAATGGTACAGTTATCTTTGGCAGACTGTTGAGACGAGAATGCACGTGGTTGTCGGTACATGGAATGTGTTCTCGAGCTCTTATTCTTATTtttccaaaaagaaaattttggtaGATATGTTATCTTATGATCAATTCATCTTGTGAAGGTTACTGAAAACATCCACATGACTGCTTATTCATTGGGAAGAGTAGCAAATTATTTGGGAAGTTCTGTAAGGTGTTCTACGTGTATCAGCACCTCTGTCATGTTAGGGCAGTGCAGTGTACCCATGGGACAGAAAGGTTTTGTACTTGCCTGGAcaaattatttttgtagtagatttCAAGTCAGTGGTTGAAGATATGTATGCCTTACTGAAGTCGAAACATTTGAACGCTAGTGCAAATTATAAACAAAGCGTTTTAAATTTATGCTCCCCTTTCTGATATTTGGGTAAAGCCAAGTGCATGGTGATTGGTTTCTCTGAAAGAATCTGAATAGATGGAAGGCAAAAAACAATGTTCATACAGAAACACCATCAAGAACTCtaggaagaaaaaaagaga contains these protein-coding regions:
- the LOC112176086 gene encoding ubiquitin carboxyl-terminal hydrolase 9, whose product is MTIPDSGFMMENEASCLPHTPEEEKRIIDELTRQSEANVKEGNLFYVISNRWFSSWKMYVEQGTGENDKWDSESQHMDLLSSKINRPGPIDNSDIVEKESEGGGGDLQLRRMLMEELDYVLVSQEVWEKLFDWYKGGPSLPRKMISQGGINKNLMVEVYPLCLKIVDSRDNSQAVIWLSKKASVQELYEKVHTIRGIEQQKACIWDYFNKQKQSLLNASNQTLEQLNLQMDQDVLLEVQVDGNYSSQISMDSTGNELALVTVEPSRSSMTIAGGPTLSNGHSMGYNNNLLQGSTLSGSASTDTDDRPYVYNPMKKGDKGGLAGLQNLGNTCFMNSSLQCLVHTPPLVDYFLQDYSDEINTDNPLGMHGELALAFGELLRKLWSSGRTTIAPRAFKGKLARFAPQFSGYNQHDSQELLAFLLDGLHEDLNRVKNKPYIETKDSDGRPDEEVADECWKNHKARNDSLIVDVCQGQYKSTLVCPSCAKVSITFDPFMYLSVPLPSTVTRSMTVTVLYGDGRGLPMPYTVTLIKDRSVKDLVEALGTACCLKSDESLLLAEIYEHRIYRYLESPSEHLSSIKPDERIVAYRYSKGAGTTRLEIMHRRQEKCALDPLKGQRKLFGTPLVTYLGEDQINGVDIERAVSTSLSPLRRAVKLHSTKENGSTSEAVDEPSNSYNLRSMDNTELEEASSRELSFHLFLALDERGHTCKPLEKFSSLKSGKNIKVFLDWTEKEDESYDASYLENLPEVHKSGNTAKKTRQEAISLFTCLEAFLKEEPLGPSDMWYCPRCKEHRQATKKLDLWMLPEVLVFHLKRFSYSRYSKNKLDSFVTFPIHNLDLSRYVMSKDGKPYIYELYAISNHYGGLGGGHYTAYAKLIDENRWYHFDDSHVSPVSESDIKTSAAYVLFYRRVKSGSNTGEGDASETHMAS